DNA from Brassica napus cultivar Da-Ae chromosome C4, Da-Ae, whole genome shotgun sequence:
CTATTCTTGGTGTTGGCGTCCTCTGGTCATTTACTACTTGTGCCTCAACCCATAATGTTGATTCTGTTTCCGCCACTAAAATCGTATCCATAGGATCTATATCCAAGTtgctgaaaactttattattcctacTTTTTCAGAGATACCAtagaatccatgcaaactgGTGATCCTCCATCTGCGGGAAAACTCTccagaatagatgatccatatttgtgaaTAGGGAACTTGTTGGAAAATAGAATGGgtttgatggtatcttcgaaagagcccaaacctggagagctggaggacattcaaaaaatacatgatttattgattcctcaGGAGCTCCACATCGGGTACAAAAAATATCCCCTTGAATCCCCCTTGCCTGTAAATTCTTCCGAACTACTATGCATCCTGTCACTAATTTCCGTAGAAAATGTTTTAGCTTTGGTTgggcaccgtattttccagcagTAAGCCTTCAAAACATCAACTGTGGGACCAATCAGTAATGGTGGTCTTTCTTTGTCTGGATAAATCCGTTctacctgatatcctgatttaactgtatattttccattttttgtaaAGTGCCATCCATCTCTATCCACCTTCTGATTCCTACTTAGTGGAATACTTTCGATAAGTTTCGCATCCTGAGGATCCACCAAAGCCCGAATTACCTCTAAATTCCAAGTACGCGAGGTAGGGTCAATGAGGGACTCTACTGTAAGATGGGGGTAtagattgtgttgatttttattagctggtctcgggcgagtggttgggagccaagggTCATTCCATACTGATATAGAAGATCttgatcccacccttttgattagtcctttgctaaccagagatctagcagaaaaaatactccgccagccatatgacggagaatatgaGCGAATCGGTTCCAAGGGTGAAGCATTCATATAATACCGACCTTTGAAGACTCgaaaaaataaagtatttggcttctctatcagacgccataactgtttaccaagcatcgctgtattgaaatcagtgatatctTTAAAACCTAAGCCACCTTCCTCCTTATCTGCacatactttgtcccatgatttccagtgcatCCCTCTTGTGCTTCCCCCtgggctccaccaaaattgtgatACCGCACTTGTCAGTTTTTTTCACCGTTGCTTTAGGTAATCGATAACAAGACATCGAATGCTTTGGTAATGTTGTGATCATTGACTTAATaatcacttcctttcctccttttgtaAAAAACTTGAAAGTCCACCCATTTACTCTATTATTTAAACGATCctgaacaaaactaaaaacttgAATCTTTGATCCCCCCAGATTTTCTGGAAGACCAAGATATGATCCCATTCCTCCAAGATTCTGAATACTTAAAATATCCCTTAATTCCTGTCTAACAGGTTCTTCAATCTTATATGCAAATTGAATGGaagatttatcaaaatttattagcTGGCCCGAGACGGCCTCATAATCCTATAAAATCCTAAGGATGGTTTGACACTCTTCCTTTTGAGCTTTACAAAAGAAgagactatcatccgcaaaaagcaaATGAGAAATCGATGGGCAAGCTCTAGCTACCTTCATTCCCGtattttgtttctctctctccgccttttttatgtttgcaattaaagcctcagtgcagagaataaataaataaggcgataaaggatctccttggcATAGACCTCTATGTGGAACAATGAGGCCACGGGGTTGACCATTTATAAGAACCTGATATTGAACCGATGAAATGCATTCCATCATCAATTTAATCCAATGAAGATCAAAACTCATTTTCTGCAATAAAGCCTCAATAAAATCCCATTCTACtctatcatatgctttgctcatatctgttttaattgccatatacTTTCCCTGACATGCTTTATTAGTCCgcaatccatgaaacatttcctgggcaataagaatattatcagaaATCAACCTTCCTACCACAAAAGCCGATTGAGTCTCTGATATGAGTAAAGGAAGACATATTTTCAATCGCTGACACAAGACCTTGGAAATGATTTTATATCCTACATTACAGAGACTGATTGGTCTCAActccgtcatccttgtaggtctcTCCGTTTTTGGtatcatacatatattagtaatatttagtCGTGCATCCATTGCCCCCGAAACCagaaaattattcaccatctcTACCAAATCTTTCTTAATAACATGCCAAGAATGTTGGAAGAATAGTGTTGTCATGCCGTCCGGGCCTGGCGCCTTTTATGGGTGCATCATAAATAGAGCCTCTTTAGCCTCCTCCTCCGTTGCTAGCCTCAACAAACATTGATTCATCTGAGGGGTGATGGTCAGTGTAATCTCTGTCAGGAAACTATCAAATTTCGATGGAGAGGTGGTACTACATAAGTCCTCAAAATAATCCACTGCCACCCTTTCCACTCCATTATCCTCTGTAATCCAATTTCCATTAGCATCATGTAATCCAACAATCCTATTACGAACCCTCCGTTGCTTAGTTAAAGCATGATAAAATTTTGTGTTAAGATCCCCAGATGAATACCACATGTTCCTACTTTTTTGGTGCCAATActcttcttcatccttatatgcatcCTGTAATTTCCTAGAAACCTCCAGAATATCCTCTTGAGTCCTGGTATTATCTGTTTGTACCTCTTCAAGTGCTTGTTGtaactcatttattttttccttaccATAAGGTGGATTATTTTTCCACCATTTAGCAATTTCATGACgacaattactaatttttgCCACTATACTCTCTGCGCCCCCTCCTGCTCTTGCTTCATTATGGTCTATCCAGCCCATTGTAATTGATTCCAGAAGACCCGCTTGTCCAATCCATCTCTTATCTAACCGAAATTGTCCTTTCCTCCTGGGGACTTTATCTTCTATATAAGCCACCACTGGACGATGATCTGAAGCCACCAACCCAAGATACTCTGTAAAGGAACATGGAAATAGAGTATGCCACTCTTTGTTTGCTAGGGCCCGGTCTAGGCGACATCTAACCATCACTGCCCCTTTCCCTTTTCCTCTTCGCCCTTGCCATGACATTTTATTCCCCCTAGCCGGGAATTCTAGTAGACCACTATTTCTTATCATATTATTGAAAGGAATAAAAGAATCTGAACTCCTTATAGACCCTccatctttttcatgatttccagtAATCTCATTAAGATCACCAATAATGAACCAAGGGTCAGTTCGCGCCAAACCATATCTAGTTAACCGTTCCCACACTTGTTCCCGCAATTTTTGAACTAGATCTCCGTATACAAAGGTAAGATAGACCTTTTTGCCCAGAGCTTCCGCTTCCACATCAATCATCCGGTTACtagaatataaaacatgtaCCTGATACTCATTATTATAGAAAAGCGCTAATCCTCCACTTCTCCCCACTGGGTCTATGGTGACCAAATTATCAAATCCAAAATGAGCTTGCCATTTTTGAACAAACTTTGAATCCTGCTTTGTTTCtcctaaaaacaaaaaatctggTTTATGTTTATACCTTATCTCACTCAAATAACTTAAAGTCCACTTGCTTCCCATTCTTCGGCAATTCCAACTCAAAATCcgcatttaaaaaaattgttgtttGTGTGCTCTGAAGAGCCGATTTGATGGGTGTAATGATACCCTATTTCCACAGTCCAAATATCTTCCTTTCTTTGTAATCTTAACCATGCCAAAAAACAACCAAAATGATGCCACGaagaaaaatttttttttaacatttagtCTCCATGTTAATGCAAAACCTATAccataaattaaatgaaatatacGATCTAGGATACGACCAAAATCACACACTATATGCCTCGAGCAAAACACTCTATCATCGCTACCAATTTCTTTTTCTAGCCAGTTTATTTGACCAAAATACCAATCCCCACTATCACCTTGGTGTGGGAGAAACCCATCGCCTCGCATCgcatatatataacaatataatCCCTTCCATCCTAACTGTGACTGATCCTGGTTTAATGATACCAATGACCCAAAAACCTCTCGCACCATGTCATATATAAAAGGCTAGTCCACACCCCTCAAGCTattctttacaaaaaaatctgCAGCACCATATCTGATACACCAACACTTCCCCGAGCATggaacatatataatataaatagagATTACTCTACCCCAGCAACAGCAAACGGACGCTATGGGATAATCCATAATCACAAAtgccaacaaaagaaaaacacaatctCCTAACTTGATATGCCACCACTGAATTAAAAGATTCCTGCAACCTATCAAGCTCACCAGACTATACCTTCCCACCCCTAGACTACTATATCTCTTATTCCTTGCCATACCTACTATACCAATATCCCATATTCGACTCCCGCAGCCATATATATACTCAAATCGCAAGCATAAGCACATTACCATAATTAAGCAACCAAACCAATAACACaagattgttttattatttcatttcttaACCTCAAAGAAAAACCTTATCATTAGCCATAACAACGAAAGTAAGTCCAACCTCTTAATACTTTTAGAAACCAAAAAGATGCAAATGCTCGTAGAGCTTATTAAAACCAGAagacaaaaagaaacataagaCAGGCCCTGCCTGCTTAAAAACTCTTGAAGAAAGACTCTATCCATAAATCAGACCCTCTGATTCCCAAGTTTCGGGTTGGAAACACCTTACTCTCCACATGCTTACCGGTATCTCCCTGTCATGCTCCTGGGTTTGCAGCAGCTCGCTTTCGTGGGGACGCAAGCGCATTAAACACTCTCATTTTTGTGCTTCCCATAGTGCTGCTTGAAGACTTGAACAACCTCTTGCGCAAGCCATGCTTCTTCACTGCATCTCCTCCAAGCTTGCCTTGCACATCATCCACAACTACCACTTCATCTGTGTCTTGAGCGTTACTCTCATCTTCCTGTTCCTTGCCCTCCTCTTCAATTTCCTCTTCTGATAGCTTCTCCATGAAATCCTCTGCATCCATATCTATCCCATTCTCAAGTAAATGAGCCTTAATCTCATCCATATCCATAACATCCTCCTCCTCTAAACCAACCTGATTCTCATGCTCTAAACCAACCTGATCCTCCTGCATATCATGTACCACAGCCAGACCTTGGTCAACATCAATAGGATCCGAAATGACTTTCGTTCCCTCAGCCTGAGTTTTAGCCAGCTCAACTTGAAACGCTTGGGAAGGTAGCGTGTTGCGACACTCTTCTACGGATCTGATCTCACCCTCCTCGCGAGCTTCCTCATGAGCACCATGCTGAGGCTGTTGCTCCCTATTCTGCCCTGTAGATGGTCGAGTTTGTCCACTTGAAGCGCCAGACCTAAAGTCCTCTTTCCCCGCAGTTCTGTACCGCGAAGCTTCCCCATCACCTCTATGAGTTCCACGATTAGTGTAGGCTCTCTTACTTCCTCTCTCTGCCACCTTCGTCCATTTAGAGTCTGCTTCCTCCCCCATCTTACCCTTGCCCTTGCTATAATACTCCCGGCTCTCTCTTTCTTTATTCTGTTGAACCTGATTTCCATTGATAACTACACCTTTATAACTTCTTGCGCGATCATCGTACTTCCCACCATCATACCAAGCACCATTCCCTTCTCTTCCTTCACGTTTCTTTTTTGGACTCTTATTAGTGTTCTTCACCTCTAAGGGGTAGAGTTCATCTTTGTGGCACAAACTACCACAAACCTGACAATAGTCAAATAGCTTCTCATACCGCAGCGAAACCGGGGCTTCCTCACCATCATAGAACTCTCCACCCGTGAAGTCAACCGTTGTTTCGAAACAAAGCTCCTTAAAAGCATCAACCACCACTTGCACACGCGAGTGATCCAAGTCTACTGCCACCGTCCTTCCTATGGCATCCCCAATGCTCTCGAAAGTGGGTACTGTTTTGAACTCTCCCGGAACTCCTATGATTCGAACCCAGAAAGTTATCTCTGATGGGAAGAGTACTGACTCCTTAGGTTGCCAACGCGCCAAAGAAAACATCCAGTAATCGAAATGAAAGGGTTGAAGCTTAAAAACTCCTTCCAAATCCTCCACCTTGTCGAAGTCAAACTGAAACTTCCCAAAACCCAAATCCGAGCCAACGACCCTCTCTTCCAATTTCCATATCTTCGGGAGGTTCGAGATGAGAGCCTTCATCTCCTGTTCCTCTGGATTCATGCATCTGCCAATCAGAGATTTGGAAAAAGTCTTGATGAGAGCTGAATTGTCGAAATGGGGCACGGAAATCTTCAGGCGCTTTCGAGTTCCTTCTCCATTCTTCCCCTCTCCCACATTACCCAATAGCTGACTCTGTGTCATTGCCAAAAGAAAACCAATGAAGCTTTGAT
Protein-coding regions in this window:
- the LOC106449164 gene encoding uncharacterized protein LOC106449164 — translated: MKSQLLGNVGEGKNGEGTRKRLKISVPHFDNSALIKTFSKSLIGRCMNPEEQEMKALISNLPKIWKLEERVVGSDLGFGKFQFDFDKVEDLEGVFKLQPFHFDYWMFSLARWQPKESVLFPSEITFWVRIIGVPGEFKTVPTFESIGDAIGRTVAVDLDHSRVQVVVDAFKELCFETTVDFTGGEFYDGEEAPVSLRYEKLFDYCQVCGSLCHKDELYPLEVKNTNKSPKKKREGREGNGAWYDGGKYDDRARSYKGVVINGNQVQQNKERESREYYSKGKGKMGEEADSKWTKVAERGSKRAYTNRGTHRGDGEASRYRTAGKEDFRSGASSGQTRPSTGQNREQQPQHGAHEEAREEGEIRSVEECRNTLPSQAFQVELAKTQAEGTKVISDPIDVDQGLAVVHDMQEDQVGLEHENQVGLEEEDVMDMDEIKAHLLENGIDMDAEDFMEKLSEEEIEEEGKEQEDESNAQDTDEVVVVDDVQGKLGGDAVKKHGLRKRLFKSSSSTMGSTKMRVFNALASPRKRAAANPGA